A single genomic interval of Bacteroidales bacterium harbors:
- a CDS encoding PAS domain-containing protein, which produces MENQINDLIYENKRLKEEIERLRKYISLPGYEKRALIEIYSKFAERSLSPILLSDEHENIIYANEAFCKLLNVTKEEVNGKNLRKFTDREEFSTYQVNTELRKKGIASLYESILIDNNDTKIPVQISASPLLSDEGKLICIFGVITDLRPFVKNWQEVKKLNL; this is translated from the coding sequence TTAAAAGAAGAAATTGAGCGGTTGCGTAAATACATAAGTTTACCAGGATACGAAAAACGCGCATTGATTGAAATCTATTCAAAATTTGCAGAACGAAGCTTGAGTCCTATTCTTTTAAGTGATGAGCATGAGAATATTATTTATGCCAACGAAGCTTTTTGTAAATTATTGAATGTTACCAAAGAAGAAGTTAATGGTAAAAACCTTCGTAAATTTACCGACCGTGAAGAGTTTTCTACGTATCAGGTTAATACAGAATTGCGGAAAAAGGGCATTGCAAGCCTTTATGAAAGTATTTTGATTGATAACAACGACACAAAAATACCGGTTCAGATTTCGGCATCGCCTCTTTTAAGCGATGAAGGCAAATTAATATGTATTTTTGGCGTTATAACCGATTTAAGACCTTTTGTTAAGAATTGGCAAGAAGTAAAAAAACTTAATTTATAA
- a CDS encoding isoaspartyl peptidase/L-asparaginase, with translation MLCNKCLSFILFFSIYMGYAQKYAIVIHGGAGNITPTNLKNQKKYADALDSALNIGVTILKKGGNSVDAVEQVVRYFEDNPLFNAGKGAVLTQEGKAELDASIMDGKTGLAGAVAGVTNIKNPISAARKVMEKTPHVMLIGNGASAFAKEQQIEIVPNEYFITPETKERYKKAKALDKHGTVGCVALDMFGNLAAATSTGGMMLKKYGRVGDSPIIGAGTYANNQTCAVSCTGHGEYFIRNAVAFHVHALMLYKKLTLMQSLQYVVDSVLTPQGGTGGIIALDRKGNWAWYFNTPGMFRASMDTSGKKTIEFFSK, from the coding sequence ATGCTTTGTAATAAATGTTTAAGTTTTATTTTATTTTTTTCGATATACATGGGTTATGCTCAAAAATATGCTATTGTAATTCATGGTGGGGCGGGCAATATTACTCCTACTAACCTTAAAAATCAAAAAAAATATGCCGATGCGTTGGATTCAGCATTAAATATTGGTGTTACTATTTTGAAAAAAGGGGGCAATAGTGTCGATGCTGTAGAACAAGTTGTACGTTATTTCGAAGATAATCCATTATTTAATGCTGGTAAAGGAGCTGTTTTAACACAAGAAGGTAAAGCCGAACTCGATGCATCCATTATGGATGGGAAAACTGGATTAGCAGGTGCTGTGGCAGGAGTTACAAATATTAAAAACCCAATATCGGCGGCTCGTAAAGTAATGGAGAAAACTCCTCATGTAATGTTAATAGGTAATGGTGCCTCGGCTTTTGCCAAAGAACAGCAAATAGAAATTGTGCCAAACGAATATTTTATTACACCCGAAACCAAAGAAAGGTACAAAAAAGCAAAAGCATTGGATAAACATGGTACGGTTGGTTGTGTTGCTTTAGATATGTTCGGAAATTTAGCAGCAGCGACCTCAACCGGTGGTATGATGCTCAAAAAGTATGGCAGAGTAGGCGATTCGCCTATTATTGGTGCAGGTACTTATGCCAACAATCAGACTTGTGCCGTTTCGTGTACCGGACATGGCGAATACTTTATTCGCAATGCCGTTGCTTTTCATGTACATGCACTCATGCTTTATAAAAAGTTAACGCTTATGCAGTCGCTGCAATATGTGGTCGATTCTGTACTGACGCCACAAGGTGGCACGGGGGGAATCATCGCACTTGACCGAAAAGGGAATTGGGCTTGGTATTTTAATACTCCCGGTATGTTTCGAGCTTCTATGGATACTTCTGGTAAGAAAACCATTGAATTTTTTTCTAAATGA